The following are from one region of the Prionailurus bengalensis isolate Pbe53 chromosome A2, Fcat_Pben_1.1_paternal_pri, whole genome shotgun sequence genome:
- the IRF5 gene encoding interferon regulatory factor 5 has protein sequence MNQPGPRPPPPPRRVRLKPWLVAQVNSCQYPGLQWVNGERKFFYIPWRHATRHGPSQDGDNTIFKAWAKETGKYTEGVDEADPAKWKANLRCALNKSRDFRLIYDGPRDMPPQPYKIYEVCSNGHAPAESQPSEDYAFGAGEEEEEEEEELQRMLPSLSLTEAVQPGPPMAPYSLPKEDVKWPPTLQPPVVLGPPAPDPSLLGPTPGNPAGFGELLPAVLPSLQPGSLAASLPPTGEQLLPDLLISPHMLPLTDLEIKFQYRGRPPRALTISNPQGCRLFYSQLEATQEQVELFGPVSLEQVRFPSPEDIPSDKQRFYTNQLLDVLDRGLILQLQGQDLYAIRLCQCKVFWSGPCASAHGSQPNPIQREVKTKLFSLEHFLNELILFQKGQTNTPPPFEIFFCFGEEWPDLKPREKKLITVQVVPVAARLLLEMFSGELSWSADSIRLQISNPDLKDHMVEQFKELHHIWQSQQRLQPVAQAPPVAGLGAGQGAWPMHPVGMQQ, from the exons ATGAACCAGCCGGGCCCCAggcccccccctccaccccgccgTGTGCGACTCAAGCCCTGGCTGGTGGCCCAGGTGAACAGCTGCCAGTACCCAGGGCTTCAGTGGGTCAATGGGGAGAGGAAATTCTTCTACATCCCCTGGCGCCATGCCACACGGCACGGCCCCAGCCAGGACGGAGATAATACCATCTTCAAG GCCTGGGCCAAGGAGACAGGAAAGTACACCGAAGGGGTGGATGAGGCAGACCCGGCCAAGTGGAAGGCCAACCTGCGCTGTGCCCTTAACAAGAGCCGTGACTTCCGCCTCATCTATGATGGACCCCGGGACATGCCACCTCAGCCCTACAAGATCTACGAGGTCTGCTCTAATGGCCACGCTCCTGCAG AGTCACAGCCCAGTGAGGATTACGCTTTTGgtgcaggagaggaggaggaggaggaagaggaagag CTCCAGAGGATGTTACCAAGCCTGAGCCTCACag AAGCAGTGCAACCTGGCCCCCCCATGGCACCCTATTCCTTACCCAAAGAGGATGTCAAGTGGCCACCCACTCTCCAGCCACCTGTGGTGCTGGGCCCTCCTGCACCAGACCCCAgcctcctgggccccacccctggcAACCCTGCTGGCTTTGGGGAGCTTCTCCCTGCGGTCCTGCCGAGCCTGCAGCCTGGGTCCCTGGCTGCCAGCCTGCCCCCCACAGGCGAACAACTCCTGCCCGACCTGCTGATCAGCCCCCACATGCTGCCTT TGACTGACTTGGAGATCAAGTTCCAGTACCGGGGGCGGCCACCCCGTGCCCTCACCATCAGCAACCCACAGGGCTGCCGGCTCTTCTACAGCCAGCTGGAGGCCACCCAAGAGCAGGTAGAGCTCTTTGGCCCCGTGAGCCTGGAGCAAGTGCGCTTCCCCAGCCCTGAGGACATTCCCAGCGACAAGCAACGCTTCTACACAAACCAGTTGCTGGATGTCCTGGACCGCGGGCTTATACTCCAGCTGCAAGGCCAAGATCTGTATGCCATCCGCCTGTGCCAGTGCAAGGTGTTCTGGAGCGGGCCCTGCGCCTCAGCCCACGGCTCACAGCCCAACCCCATCCAGCGGGAGGTCAAAACCAAGCTCTTCAGCCTGGAGCATTTTCTCAATG AGCTCATCCTGTTCCAGAAGGGCCAGACCAACACCCCGCCACCATTTGAGATCTTCTTCTGCTTTGGGGAGGAGTGGCCTGACCTCAAACCCCGAGAGAAGAAGCTCATCACTGTACAG GTGGTGCCTGTAGCAGCTCGGCTGTTGCTGGAGATGTTCTCAGGGGAGCTTTCTTGGTCAGCTGATAGTATCCGGCTACAGATCTCAAACCCAGACCTCAAAGACCACATGGTGGAACAGTTCAAGGAGCTCCATCACATCTGGCAGTCCCAGCAGCGGTTGCAGCCTGTGGCCCAGGCCCCTCCTGTGGCAGGTCTTGGTGCTGGCCAGGGGGCCTGGCCCATGCACCCAGTCGGCATGCAACAATGA